One window of the Candidatus Delongbacteria bacterium genome contains the following:
- a CDS encoding CPBP family intramembrane metalloprotease — MKTILRFELMQLMRDKKTMFFTFVLPIIIFPLFNGGFAWLTKSKVEEIQNDKKHVIVSFAGAKTDFKNEFDNFFNDSLFIIDQVEENFIYNDSLLNNYNAFLELTYNDSSKQNNILMKYSSEKEKNSIAAGTIWHKLIDFKNEMRDTELSKLGVDRYSEKRDIIFNNIADEEKTKRYENSTSLPLTIVYILFFGTFFISNYTIVGERDNKTLETLLTTGVTRKDVVYGKLLMIILSGVLVSILELTSIYLYTKIGGIGNFEFTLKPIQLFYLLLLTFTSSIFMASLVTFVSTRIKSSTSAQVVIMPVMLVVGVMGYLGTSNSLTFEKGVTLVPILNLTASIKSILIESGSTLTIITAIVSSFLYSFFMLKSSINYLSSEKVLDTDLDLSSLKSSENKISLALISFLFMFVIYMLIGGLLQSKDLFWGLLISQVVILGGFSFILSSYTSGSFTGSFKFKHFKFRYLVYAIFFGLFTRFGIALFKEAFLWIFPMPELNFGDKLIESLSGFGLTEGIFLIAFLPAIFEELAFRGAILKLIEKRDHHIKTSIIVGLMFGFMHMNAFTILETSLLGIILTYLVLKSGSIFPAMIMHFTNNFLSVLVMNDEESGSLVNIFKALENSKTLYLTGLIVLVLIVLWFRHEEKNG, encoded by the coding sequence ATGAAAACCATATTACGTTTTGAACTAATGCAGCTAATGAGGGACAAAAAGACAATGTTCTTCACTTTCGTTTTACCAATAATCATATTTCCTCTTTTCAATGGTGGTTTCGCTTGGCTAACAAAATCAAAGGTTGAAGAAATACAAAATGACAAAAAACATGTGATAGTATCTTTTGCAGGAGCTAAAACAGATTTTAAAAATGAATTTGATAATTTTTTCAATGACTCGTTATTTATCATTGATCAGGTTGAAGAAAATTTCATATACAACGATTCTTTGCTAAATAATTATAATGCATTCTTAGAATTGACCTACAATGATTCATCCAAGCAAAATAATATTCTCATGAAATACTCTTCCGAAAAGGAAAAAAACAGTATTGCAGCAGGCACGATTTGGCATAAATTAATTGATTTTAAAAATGAGATGAGGGATACTGAGCTTTCTAAACTAGGAGTTGACAGATATTCTGAGAAGCGAGATATAATTTTTAATAATATTGCTGATGAAGAAAAAACTAAAAGATATGAGAATTCAACCTCATTACCTCTCACAATAGTCTATATCCTTTTTTTCGGAACTTTTTTTATTTCAAACTACACTATAGTCGGTGAGAGAGATAATAAAACTCTGGAAACACTTCTGACTACTGGAGTTACTCGTAAAGATGTTGTTTATGGAAAACTTTTAATGATTATTCTTTCTGGTGTCCTTGTTTCGATTTTGGAGTTAACATCAATTTATCTTTACACAAAAATCGGAGGCATAGGTAATTTTGAATTTACCCTTAAGCCAATACAGCTGTTTTACCTTTTATTATTAACTTTTACTTCATCAATATTTATGGCATCTTTAGTTACCTTTGTATCTACAAGAATTAAATCTTCAACTTCTGCTCAAGTAGTTATAATGCCGGTCATGCTTGTCGTGGGAGTCATGGGATATTTAGGAACTTCCAATAGTCTTACCTTCGAAAAAGGAGTAACTCTTGTTCCAATATTGAATCTGACAGCTTCAATAAAATCAATTTTGATAGAAAGTGGCAGCACATTGACCATTATTACAGCAATAGTATCATCTTTTTTATATAGTTTCTTCATGTTAAAATCTTCTATAAATTATTTAAGTAGTGAAAAAGTTTTGGATACAGACCTTGATTTAAGTTCTTTAAAAAGCAGTGAAAACAAGATTAGTCTTGCTTTGATTTCCTTTTTGTTCATGTTTGTAATTTATATGCTAATTGGTGGTTTATTACAATCAAAAGATCTATTCTGGGGGCTTTTGATTTCTCAGGTTGTAATACTGGGCGGATTTAGCTTTATTCTTTCCAGCTATACATCAGGATCATTTACAGGTTCTTTCAAATTCAAACACTTCAAATTCAGATATTTAGTCTATGCAATATTTTTTGGTTTGTTTACTAGATTTGGTATCGCTCTGTTTAAAGAAGCCTTTCTTTGGATTTTTCCCATGCCAGAACTCAATTTTGGAGACAAGTTAATTGAATCTCTTTCGGGATTTGGTTTAACGGAGGGTATTTTTCTAATTGCTTTTTTACCTGCTATCTTTGAAGAGCTTGCATTTAGAGGGGCAATTTTGAAATTGATAGAAAAAAGAGATCATCACATAAAAACCAGTATAATTGTTGGTCTAATGTTTGGTTTTATGCATATGAACGCCTTCACAATATTGGAAACATCCTTACTCGGTATAATACTAACCTATTTAGTTTTAAAATCTGGTTCTATTTTTCCAGCTATGATAATGCATTTCACAAATAATTTCTTGTCTGTTCTTGTTATGAATGATGAAGAAAGTGGATCTTTAGTAAATATTTTCAAAGCTCTTGAAAATTCAAAAACTCTATATTTAACCGGCTTGATTGTTTTAGTCCTAATAGTATTGTGGTTTAGACATGAGGAAAAAAATGGCTAA
- a CDS encoding UDP-2,3-diacylglucosamine diphosphatase: MAKKTFIVSDSHFYLDNKPDNSRRLKVFIDFLKENAGEMNQLFLLGDIFDFWFEWNHVIPKYNFELLYFLKKMTSEMGIKITYITGNHDFYLGSFFEKNLGIDCVDHDFELLIGDKKHLLTHGDGKIDNDKGYRILRKILRSKISNFLFKNFIHPDMGVMIAKFTSGSSRKYNGRLKSSIDESYMDYCKSKIDEGYDGVIIGHIHCPQKYTYNDSTIVNSGDWINYYSFVIIDSEEISLNYYKHSLIDDIKREKILSELISNQER, from the coding sequence ATGGCTAAGAAAACTTTCATTGTTTCTGATTCTCATTTTTACCTCGATAATAAACCTGATAACAGTAGAAGGCTAAAGGTTTTCATCGACTTTCTGAAAGAGAACGCCGGAGAGATGAATCAATTGTTTCTTTTGGGTGATATATTTGATTTCTGGTTTGAATGGAATCATGTAATTCCAAAGTATAATTTTGAGCTTCTCTATTTTTTAAAAAAAATGACCTCCGAAATGGGAATTAAAATAACTTATATCACCGGCAATCACGACTTTTATCTAGGTTCTTTTTTTGAAAAAAATTTAGGAATAGATTGTGTAGATCATGATTTTGAACTTCTCATTGGTGATAAAAAGCACCTCCTGACCCATGGTGACGGAAAGATTGATAATGACAAAGGTTACAGAATTCTACGGAAAATACTGCGAAGTAAAATTAGTAATTTTTTGTTTAAAAATTTCATTCATCCAGATATGGGAGTGATGATTGCGAAGTTCACATCGGGTTCAAGTCGAAAATACAATGGCAGATTAAAATCTTCAATTGATGAAAGTTACATGGATTATTGTAAAAGTAAAATTGATGAAGGTTATGATGGTGTTATTATAGGGCACATACATTGTCCTCAAAAATACACTTATAATGACTCCACAATTGTTAATAGTGGAGATTGGATTAATTATTATAGCTTTGTTATAATTGACAGTGAAGAGATTTCCTTAAATTACTATAAACATAGCCTTATTGATGATATCAAGCGAGAGAAAATCTTATCTGAGTTAATCAGTAATCAGGAAAGGTAA